A genomic region of Acidimicrobiia bacterium contains the following coding sequences:
- a CDS encoding glycosyltransferase family 2 protein — MPCFNEEATVLEIVKRVLASPYVGELVIVDDGSTDNTPGLLATVDDPRVRVCLQPANQGKGAALRRGFSEVSLAYVVVQDADLEYDPSEYGRLLGPLLDGRADVVYGSRFMGADAHRVLFFWHAMGNRFLTLLSNVFTDLNLTDMETCYKAFRTEVIQAVPIEEDRFGFEPEITAKIARRGLRVYEVGISYSGRTYAEGKKIGWRDGVRAVWCILRYRKG, encoded by the coding sequence ATGCCGTGTTTCAACGAAGAGGCCACCGTCTTGGAAATCGTGAAGCGGGTGTTGGCGTCGCCGTACGTTGGTGAGTTGGTGATCGTGGACGACGGGTCCACCGACAACACGCCTGGGTTGCTGGCGACGGTTGATGATCCGCGGGTGCGGGTTTGTCTGCAGCCAGCGAATCAGGGCAAAGGGGCGGCCTTGCGGCGGGGTTTCAGCGAGGTCTCGCTGGCGTACGTCGTGGTGCAGGACGCCGATCTTGAATACGACCCGAGCGAGTATGGCCGCCTGTTGGGACCACTGCTCGATGGGCGAGCCGATGTGGTCTATGGGAGCCGGTTCATGGGGGCCGATGCCCATCGGGTGCTCTTCTTCTGGCACGCCATGGGCAATCGGTTCCTCACGCTGCTCTCCAATGTTTTCACCGATCTGAACCTCACCGACATGGAGACCTGTTACAAGGCCTTTCGTACCGAGGTGATCCAGGCTGTTCCGATCGAAGAGGATCGCTTTGGCTTCGAGCCTGAAATCACCGCCAAGATCGCCCGTCGCGGGCTACGCGTGTACGAGGTAGGTATTTCCTACAGCGGTCGGACCTACGCGGAAGGCAAGAAGATCGGGTGGCGTGACGGTGTACGGGCGGTGTGGTGCATCCTTCGGTATCGCAAGGGGTGA
- the gap gene encoding type I glyceraldehyde-3-phosphate dehydrogenase, with protein MTIRVGINGFGRIGRNFFRAAKQRGADIDFVAANDLGSKDLMAHLMRYDSILGRWDAEIATSEAGIVVNGDEVQILAERDPKALPWGDLGVDMVIESTGIFSSKEQASMHLEAGAPFVIVSAPSAGADATFVVGVNDDTFDPAVHKVVSNASCTTNCFVPMVKVLDDAFGIERGLMTTIHAYTGTQSVVDGPAKDFREARAAAINIIPSSTGAARATSLVLQSMAGKLDGTSLRVPVPDGSITDFTGVLNRDVTVEEVNGAFRAAASSGPLSKVLVYNEEPIVSSDIVGSSASCTFDAPITMVNGNLVKVMGWYDNEWGYSNRLVDLIEVTGAKLKG; from the coding sequence ATGACAATCCGCGTCGGTATCAACGGATTTGGCCGCATTGGCCGCAACTTTTTCCGAGCCGCCAAGCAGCGCGGAGCCGACATCGACTTTGTGGCCGCCAACGATCTCGGCTCCAAGGATCTGATGGCGCATCTCATGAGATACGACTCGATCCTCGGCCGCTGGGATGCCGAGATCGCTACGTCGGAGGCCGGAATCGTGGTCAACGGCGACGAGGTGCAGATCCTCGCCGAGCGCGATCCGAAGGCCCTTCCGTGGGGTGATCTCGGCGTGGACATGGTGATCGAATCCACCGGCATCTTCTCCAGCAAGGAGCAGGCGTCGATGCATCTCGAGGCCGGTGCCCCCTTTGTCATCGTGTCGGCGCCATCCGCCGGTGCCGATGCCACCTTCGTCGTGGGGGTAAACGACGACACGTTCGATCCTGCCGTGCACAAGGTGGTGTCCAACGCCAGCTGCACCACCAACTGTTTCGTACCGATGGTGAAGGTGCTTGATGATGCTTTCGGTATCGAGCGGGGCCTGATGACCACGATCCACGCCTACACCGGCACGCAGTCTGTGGTGGACGGACCGGCGAAGGACTTCCGCGAGGCGCGTGCGGCGGCGATCAACATCATCCCTTCCTCCACCGGTGCGGCTCGGGCCACCAGCCTCGTCTTGCAGTCGATGGCCGGCAAACTCGACGGTACGTCGCTGCGGGTGCCGGTTCCGGATGGGTCCATCACCGACTTCACGGGGGTACTGAACCGGGATGTGACGGTAGAAGAGGTCAATGGGGCATTCCGGGCGGCGGCGAGCAGTGGTCCGCTGTCCAAGGTGCTCGTCTACAACGAGGAGCCCATCGTGAGTTCCGACATAGTGGGTTCGTCGGCCTCGTGTACCTTCGATGCGCCTATCACCATGGTGAATGGGAATCTGGTGAAGGTGATGGGCTGGTACGACAACGAGTGGGGCTATTCCAACCGATTGGTGGACCTCATCGAGGTCACCGGCGCCAAGCTCAAGGGCTGA
- a CDS encoding DUF2029 domain-containing protein, which produces MLSAAERSTSRRSELLLALGVLLISSFVTHDWTAQPASRYALTVAIVDDHSLQLDPYEDFLGIDQAQFDGHIYSDKAPYQPALAAPFYYLYRLAGGDPYPARFSSGDFGAATNYGLWWVTLWSAAIPAAALAVVIRRMVARTHSEVATRVTVAIMLATTILPFASQLFAHVLAALCVATAWHLLRRRDYPSTAAVFAAGVIAGVGIGTEYLVAAIAAIMLIHVATLRSWSRVVALSAGTVIATLPLLAYNWLVFGDPFELAYQGHLKNFQGEGALGVYNLETPGWGEFSRTLAGPKGLFILTPVVLMAVAGAILAITNRSRTRRDAWVAITSLGIMLAASTGIDGYGGGSPGPRYMIPALPLLAVPLASAWRRIPILCGATTVMGAAVMLLATITNPVTEQGLRYWLDFLWSGHLARNVLTGRDQPWVLLVTTAAGVALIVTLVVQERGTSPPAGSN; this is translated from the coding sequence ATGTTGAGTGCCGCTGAACGATCAACGTCCCGTCGATCAGAACTGCTCCTCGCCCTGGGTGTCTTGCTCATCAGTAGTTTTGTGACCCACGACTGGACCGCTCAGCCGGCATCTCGTTACGCACTCACCGTGGCCATCGTGGACGATCACAGCTTGCAACTTGACCCCTACGAGGACTTCCTCGGTATCGACCAAGCCCAATTCGACGGACACATCTACAGCGATAAGGCCCCGTATCAACCAGCGTTGGCGGCACCGTTCTATTATCTGTACCGGCTGGCGGGGGGCGACCCGTACCCTGCGCGGTTTTCGTCGGGCGACTTTGGCGCCGCCACGAACTACGGCCTGTGGTGGGTAACGCTGTGGTCGGCGGCCATCCCCGCCGCAGCACTCGCCGTGGTGATTCGACGGATGGTGGCCCGCACACATTCGGAGGTAGCCACTCGGGTGACGGTGGCCATCATGCTGGCGACCACGATCTTGCCCTTCGCCAGCCAGCTCTTTGCGCACGTTCTCGCCGCCTTGTGCGTCGCGACGGCGTGGCATTTGTTACGACGTCGCGACTACCCCTCCACCGCCGCCGTTTTCGCCGCTGGCGTGATTGCCGGTGTGGGTATCGGAACGGAATACCTCGTGGCAGCCATCGCGGCGATCATGCTCATACACGTCGCCACGCTGCGCAGTTGGTCTCGGGTGGTGGCCCTGTCGGCCGGCACTGTCATCGCTACCCTTCCCCTGCTGGCCTACAACTGGCTCGTGTTCGGCGACCCCTTCGAGTTGGCTTACCAGGGTCACCTGAAGAACTTCCAGGGCGAGGGCGCCCTGGGCGTCTACAACCTGGAGACTCCCGGCTGGGGCGAGTTCAGCCGAACACTCGCTGGCCCCAAAGGACTCTTTATTCTCACCCCGGTCGTGCTGATGGCGGTTGCCGGCGCAATCTTAGCGATCACAAATCGAAGCCGCACAAGGCGCGACGCCTGGGTCGCCATCACGTCACTCGGCATCATGCTGGCCGCCTCCACGGGCATCGACGGCTACGGCGGCGGATCCCCCGGGCCCCGCTACATGATTCCGGCGCTGCCCCTCCTCGCCGTCCCTCTCGCCAGCGCGTGGCGGCGAATCCCAATCCTGTGTGGCGCGACCACCGTGATGGGGGCGGCCGTGATGCTCCTCGCCACCATCACGAACCCAGTGACGGAGCAGGGGTTGCGCTACTGGCTCGACTTCCTGTGGTCGGGCCACCTGGCTCGCAACGTGCTCACCGGGAGGGATCAGCCCTGGGTTCTCCTCGTGACAACGGCGGCGGGCGTCGCGTTGATCGTGACCCTCGTCGTCCAGGAGCGAGGCACATCCCCTCCTGCTGGTAGCAACTAG
- a CDS encoding methyltransferase domain-containing protein, producing MGEEAQKDAELWEDHARWWQAGFTEGADPEYEEQILPLAAKHLLGSSRVLDVGCGEGQVARLALAGGASRAVGVDPTWAQVGEAAARGGGPTYARAGAGRLPFRHDAFDAVVACLVFEHIREVDEAIAEVARVLEPGGRFLFFLNHPLLQTPHSGWIDDQVLDPPEQYWRIGPYLIEDETIEEVEKGVFIPFIHRPLSRYVNSLSENGLRLVRMEEPAPPAGFLARAAEYEAAATIPRLLFLASVKQ from the coding sequence ATGGGCGAAGAGGCGCAGAAGGATGCGGAGTTGTGGGAGGACCACGCCCGCTGGTGGCAGGCCGGTTTCACGGAGGGGGCCGATCCGGAGTACGAGGAGCAGATCCTCCCGCTGGCCGCGAAGCACCTCCTCGGTTCGAGTCGGGTCCTCGACGTTGGTTGTGGCGAGGGCCAGGTGGCTCGCCTGGCTCTGGCCGGTGGCGCCTCCCGAGCCGTGGGGGTAGACCCCACTTGGGCGCAGGTGGGGGAGGCTGCCGCCCGGGGTGGGGGGCCGACCTACGCCCGCGCCGGGGCGGGGCGGTTGCCCTTTCGCCACGATGCCTTCGACGCGGTGGTGGCTTGTCTGGTGTTTGAGCACATCCGCGAGGTGGACGAGGCGATCGCCGAGGTAGCCCGAGTGCTCGAGCCAGGGGGGCGATTCCTCTTCTTTCTCAACCATCCGTTGTTGCAAACGCCCCATAGCGGGTGGATCGACGACCAGGTGCTCGACCCGCCCGAGCAGTACTGGCGGATCGGCCCGTACCTGATCGAAGACGAGACAATCGAAGAGGTGGAGAAGGGCGTGTTTATCCCCTTCATTCATCGCCCGCTATCTCGTTATGTGAACTCGCTATCGGAAAACGGATTGCGCCTCGTCCGGATGGAGGAGCCCGCCCCGCCAGCGGGCTTCCTGGCCCGGGCGGCGGAGTACGAAGCCGCCGCTACTATTCCGCGGCTGCTGTTCTTGGCCAGTGTGAAGCAATAG
- a CDS encoding ABC transporter permease has protein sequence MLRYTIRRLLWGALVILGVSLSVFVLFGPVLRARSDLSPARLYAGKNPSAAEIIQVEKNLGLDKPVMQQYGDMMYRLVLGPSDAEKKRLCPNASEDRCRELVGRLGRSYAKQRSVDLLIWDRIGATASLTLVAGVIWMSISIPVGIISAIRPRSWFDRTTVTGVLVAQSLPIYYFGLLALYFFTYKLHWFPQGGYVKFSFGNPWPWLSHLILPATTLSLTFMALYVRIVRGGMMDAMGEDYVRTARAKGSSERRTVFRHAMRNALLPVVTIFGLDLGLLLGGAILTEATFGLQGLGQLSVSAASSLDVPLTSGVVLFAAVLIVVANIVVDVAYAFIDPRIRLS, from the coding sequence ATGCTTCGCTACACGATTCGCCGACTGTTGTGGGGTGCGCTGGTAATCCTGGGGGTATCTCTGTCGGTGTTCGTTCTCTTCGGTCCGGTCCTTCGGGCCCGGAGCGACCTCAGCCCGGCGCGCCTTTACGCCGGGAAGAACCCCAGTGCGGCCGAGATCATCCAGGTGGAGAAGAACCTCGGTCTCGACAAGCCGGTGATGCAGCAATACGGCGACATGATGTACCGCCTTGTGCTCGGCCCATCCGATGCCGAGAAGAAGAGACTGTGTCCCAATGCCAGCGAGGACCGGTGTCGGGAACTCGTGGGGCGTCTCGGTCGCTCCTATGCCAAACAGCGGTCGGTCGATTTGTTGATCTGGGACCGGATTGGGGCGACCGCTTCGCTGACCCTGGTTGCGGGGGTTATTTGGATGTCCATTTCCATCCCCGTGGGAATCATTTCCGCCATCCGTCCCCGCTCGTGGTTCGATCGCACCACCGTGACCGGTGTACTCGTCGCCCAGTCGTTGCCGATCTATTACTTTGGGCTCCTGGCGCTCTATTTCTTCACCTACAAGTTGCACTGGTTTCCTCAGGGCGGGTACGTCAAGTTCTCCTTCGGTAATCCCTGGCCCTGGCTGTCGCATTTGATCCTCCCCGCCACCACCCTGTCGCTTACCTTTATGGCCTTGTATGTGCGGATTGTCCGGGGTGGGATGATGGATGCCATGGGGGAGGATTATGTACGCACGGCGCGCGCCAAGGGATCGAGCGAACGGCGGACCGTCTTTCGTCATGCGATGCGCAATGCCCTACTGCCGGTCGTGACAATCTTCGGCTTGGATCTGGGACTCCTGTTGGGAGGAGCCATTCTCACCGAGGCCACCTTTGGTCTCCAGGGATTGGGTCAATTGTCGGTATCGGCCGCCAGCAGCCTTGACGTTCCTCTCACTAGCGGCGTGGTGCTCTTCGCCGCCGTACTCATCGTGGTCGCCAACATCGTTGTTGATGTTGCGTACGCCTTCATCGACCCTCGTATTCGGCTCAGCTAG
- a CDS encoding ABC transporter ATP-binding protein: MALLEVHDLHTSFSTDDGLVRAVEGVSFSVDHGRVLGIVGESGCGKSVSMLSIMRLLSMRQSSTSGRVIFDGVDLLEASTSDMQNLRGKEIAMIFQDPMTSLNPVYRIGWQLAEAALIHDAGLSKADAKKRAEVMLTAVGIPSPRERLASYPHELSGGMRQRVMIAMALINNPKLLIADEPTTALDVTTQAQILELIRTLRTDLGSAVVFITHDLGVVAELCDEVVVMYAGKVVERGSVRDVFYAPQHPYTWGLLGSLPGRNLRSKRLFSIAGSPPSLLDPPTGCRFAMRCIHVMDRCRDDEPALVSAPGDAHFVACHLAPEIRNDAANQFPGGTA, from the coding sequence ATGGCCCTTCTCGAGGTACACGACCTCCATACTTCCTTCTCCACCGATGACGGTCTGGTGCGGGCGGTCGAAGGGGTGTCGTTCAGTGTTGATCATGGTCGGGTATTGGGCATCGTGGGGGAGTCTGGGTGCGGCAAGTCGGTGTCGATGTTGTCGATCATGCGGCTGCTTTCGATGCGGCAGTCGAGTACCTCCGGTCGCGTGATCTTCGACGGGGTCGACTTGCTCGAGGCGTCGACGTCTGACATGCAGAACCTCCGGGGCAAGGAGATCGCCATGATCTTCCAAGATCCGATGACCTCGCTCAACCCCGTGTACCGGATTGGCTGGCAGTTGGCGGAGGCTGCCCTTATTCATGACGCAGGGCTGTCGAAAGCGGATGCCAAGAAGCGCGCCGAAGTAATGCTGACCGCCGTAGGTATCCCCAGTCCTCGGGAACGGCTGGCGAGCTACCCCCACGAGTTGTCCGGCGGCATGCGTCAGCGGGTGATGATCGCGATGGCGCTCATCAACAATCCCAAACTGTTGATCGCCGACGAGCCCACCACCGCTCTGGATGTGACGACGCAGGCGCAGATTCTCGAACTTATTCGCACACTCCGCACCGACTTGGGTTCGGCGGTGGTGTTCATTACGCACGATTTGGGCGTCGTGGCTGAACTATGCGATGAGGTGGTGGTGATGTACGCCGGAAAGGTGGTGGAGCGCGGCAGCGTGCGTGACGTGTTCTACGCCCCCCAGCATCCGTACACCTGGGGGCTGCTCGGATCGTTGCCGGGCCGCAACTTGCGCTCGAAGCGGTTGTTTTCGATCGCCGGTTCGCCGCCCAGCCTGTTGGATCCACCGACGGGGTGCCGCTTTGCGATGCGCTGCATCCATGTGATGGACCGGTGTCGTGACGATGAGCCCGCATTGGTGTCGGCCCCGGGCGACGCGCACTTCGTGGCGTGCCACTTGGCCCCGGAGATCCGTAATGATGCCGCGAACCAGTTCCCCGGAGGTACGGCGTGA
- a CDS encoding phosphoglycerate kinase, whose translation MTNTGVPSLEDLLPLEGQRVLLRADFNVPVEDGRITDDLRIRAALPTIGWLQDHGASVVACTHFGRPKGAPDPRYDVAPIRARLAELAPGVGLLENLRFSPGETANDPAFVAELISGFDAYVNDAFGASHRSHASIVGPPQHLPSAAGRLLEREVAVLSGLREHPNRPFVAVLGGSKVSDKLTVIESLLEVADEVLIGGAMCFTFFKAMGHEVGESLWEDDMVERCRGLLEGGAAVRLPSDVTALGPGGKIGHPDAGGVVRHLGCSLPEGWMGLDIGPGTSAEFCDAVLEARTVFWNGPMGVFEDRRFEAGTRTLAEAVAESSAFTVVGGGDSAAAVAHFGLAERIDHISTGGGASLELLEQGDLPGLRALRQSRKETA comes from the coding sequence ATGACCAATACGGGGGTCCCCTCGCTGGAGGACCTGCTGCCACTGGAGGGCCAGCGTGTCCTCTTGCGGGCCGATTTCAACGTGCCGGTCGAGGACGGCCGGATCACCGACGACCTGCGCATTCGAGCGGCGTTGCCCACCATTGGGTGGCTTCAGGATCACGGGGCCAGCGTGGTGGCGTGCACCCATTTCGGCCGCCCGAAGGGTGCGCCTGATCCTCGCTACGACGTGGCGCCGATCCGGGCCCGTCTGGCGGAGTTGGCCCCCGGGGTTGGCTTGCTCGAAAACCTCCGCTTCAGCCCGGGCGAGACCGCCAACGATCCGGCTTTCGTGGCGGAGTTGATCAGTGGATTCGATGCCTACGTAAATGATGCGTTCGGCGCCTCGCACCGCTCCCACGCATCGATCGTGGGGCCCCCGCAGCACCTGCCGAGCGCCGCCGGTCGGCTCCTCGAACGGGAGGTTGCGGTACTCAGTGGTCTCCGGGAGCACCCGAATCGACCCTTCGTGGCGGTGCTCGGTGGTTCCAAGGTGAGCGACAAGCTCACGGTGATCGAGTCGCTGCTGGAGGTGGCCGACGAGGTACTCATCGGGGGGGCGATGTGTTTCACGTTCTTCAAGGCCATGGGGCATGAAGTGGGGGAGTCGTTGTGGGAAGACGACATGGTGGAGCGGTGCCGGGGACTGCTCGAGGGCGGTGCGGCGGTGCGCCTGCCCAGTGATGTCACCGCCCTCGGGCCCGGAGGCAAGATCGGCCATCCCGACGCCGGCGGGGTGGTGCGTCACTTGGGTTGCTCGCTCCCGGAGGGGTGGATGGGCCTCGACATCGGTCCAGGCACGTCAGCCGAGTTTTGCGACGCCGTACTTGAGGCCCGAACGGTCTTTTGGAATGGGCCGATGGGCGTGTTTGAGGACCGTCGTTTCGAAGCCGGCACCCGCACGCTCGCCGAGGCGGTGGCCGAGTCGTCGGCCTTCACCGTGGTGGGTGGAGGAGACTCCGCCGCGGCCGTTGCTCACTTCGGCCTGGCCGAGCGAATCGATCACATCAGCACCGGTGGCGGGGCGTCCTTGGAATTGCTTGAACAGGGGGACCTCCCCGGGCTCCGTGCCCTCCGCCAGTCGAGGAAGGAAACCGCATGA
- the rapZ gene encoding RNase adapter RapZ, with translation MSEFVVITGLSGAGRSLAADELEDLGWFVIDNLPAELIPKVMELVQAPTSSTPRVALVVGVGAYDADLLAALGALRASRARVRVLYLDAATEVLVRRYESTRRRHPLLGPGDGVGDAIEAERALLEPVKAEADVVVDTSELTVHDLHDRMVDLFGDTHTDTGMQTRVISFGYKHGLPLDVDLVLDCRFLPNPHWVEDLRPLTGLDDPVRTFVVGQEAAQDFLGHLDGLMEMLLPAYVAEGKAYLTIALGCTGGRHRSVVIAEEVARLLRDHGFAPTVVHRDAAK, from the coding sequence ATGAGCGAGTTCGTCGTGATCACGGGGTTATCAGGGGCCGGACGGTCCCTGGCGGCCGACGAACTAGAGGACCTGGGCTGGTTCGTCATCGACAACCTCCCCGCCGAGCTCATTCCGAAAGTGATGGAACTGGTGCAGGCTCCCACCTCCAGCACTCCCCGGGTGGCGTTGGTGGTGGGCGTCGGCGCTTACGACGCCGATCTACTCGCCGCTCTTGGTGCCCTTCGGGCATCGCGGGCACGGGTACGGGTGCTGTACCTCGATGCTGCGACCGAAGTGCTGGTTCGGCGCTATGAGAGCACCCGCCGGCGCCACCCGCTGCTTGGTCCCGGCGATGGGGTGGGCGATGCCATCGAAGCCGAGCGGGCGTTGCTCGAACCGGTGAAGGCCGAGGCCGACGTGGTGGTGGATACTTCCGAGCTCACCGTGCACGATCTCCACGACCGGATGGTGGATCTCTTCGGCGACACCCACACTGACACCGGGATGCAGACGCGGGTTATTTCCTTCGGGTACAAGCACGGGCTCCCGCTGGATGTAGATCTCGTCCTCGATTGCCGGTTCCTCCCCAACCCGCACTGGGTCGAGGACCTGCGCCCCCTCACCGGCCTGGACGACCCGGTGCGGACCTTCGTGGTGGGCCAGGAGGCTGCCCAGGATTTCCTGGGCCACCTCGATGGGTTGATGGAAATGCTCCTTCCCGCCTATGTGGCAGAAGGCAAGGCGTACCTCACCATTGCGCTGGGCTGCACCGGCGGCCGTCATCGGTCGGTGGTCATCGCCGAGGAGGTGGCCCGCCTGCTGCGGGACCACGGGTTCGCTCCCACCGTGGTGCACCGGGATGCCGCCAAGTAG
- a CDS encoding triose-phosphate isomerase, translating to MTEARKPLISGNWKMHHNHFEALQLVQKLSYLLTPDDFAAVDVSVHPPFTDLRTVQTYFISEKEPIPIALGAQHCHYDDTGAFTGEVSPAFLAKLEVSYVIAGHSERREVFAETDEMVNAKVHAILRHGMTPILCCGETLEEREATATEAKVTGQVEAGLAGLAADQVAGLVIAYEPIWAIGTGRTASSADAQGVCGLVRTVVAARFGADAAAAVRIQYGGSVKPTNATELMAQPDIDGALVGGASLDADDFARIVGYRS from the coding sequence ATGACCGAGGCCCGCAAGCCGCTGATCAGTGGCAACTGGAAGATGCATCACAACCACTTCGAGGCGTTGCAGCTTGTTCAGAAACTGAGTTACCTCCTCACCCCCGACGACTTCGCCGCAGTTGACGTGTCGGTTCATCCACCGTTTACGGATCTCCGGACGGTACAGACGTACTTCATCAGTGAGAAGGAGCCGATCCCGATCGCCCTGGGTGCCCAGCACTGCCATTACGACGACACCGGGGCGTTCACGGGGGAGGTGTCGCCGGCGTTCCTCGCCAAACTCGAGGTGTCCTACGTGATCGCGGGGCACTCCGAGCGTCGGGAAGTGTTCGCCGAAACCGACGAAATGGTGAACGCCAAGGTGCACGCCATCTTGCGGCACGGGATGACCCCAATCCTGTGTTGCGGAGAGACGCTGGAAGAGCGCGAGGCAACCGCCACCGAGGCCAAGGTCACCGGTCAGGTCGAAGCAGGGTTGGCCGGCCTGGCGGCGGATCAAGTGGCCGGTCTGGTGATTGCCTACGAGCCGATCTGGGCCATCGGCACGGGCCGAACCGCTAGCAGCGCAGATGCCCAGGGGGTCTGCGGCCTGGTGCGCACGGTGGTGGCGGCCCGCTTCGGCGCCGACGCCGCAGCCGCGGTGCGTATTCAGTACGGCGGGTCGGTGAAGCCCACCAACGCCACCGAATTGATGGCCCAGCCGGACATCGATGGGGCCCTAGTGGGTGGGGCGAGTCTCGACGCCGACGATTTCGCCCGCATCGTTGGGTATCGCTCGTAG